The Cyclopterus lumpus isolate fCycLum1 chromosome 6, fCycLum1.pri, whole genome shotgun sequence genome contains a region encoding:
- the clpxb gene encoding ATP-dependent Clp protease ATP-binding subunit clpX-like, mitochondrial isoform X2 translates to MSCPCTSAARLFLNTAHRGLSCSRIQLFSLSRQGFRETYLPPRVRVRSFSETAVCYAAKDGTTKDGGSDSGKKSLSEAKRHSGSGGSGKGGSQLRCPKCGDPCTHVETFVSSTRFVKCEKCHHFFVVLSEMDSKKGLNKEPESAAEAVKLAFAQKPPPPPKKIYAYLDKYVVGQSYAKKVLAVAVYNHYKRIYNNIPAGSRQQVEVEKQPSLTPRELLQIAGISPHGNALGASMQQQASQQAPQEKRGGEVLDSTHTDIKLEKSNIILLGPTGSGKTLLAQTLACCLDVPFAICDCTTLTQAGYVGEDIESVIAKLLQDANYSVEKAQQGIVFLDEVDKIGSVPGIHQLRDVGGEGVQQGLLKLLEGTVVNVPEKNSRKLRGETVQVDTTNILFVASGAFNGLDRIISRRKNEKYLGFGTPSNMGKGRRAAAAADLANTSGETDTLAEIEEKDRLLKHVEARDLIEFGMIPEFVGRLPVIVPLHSLDEETLVRILTEPRNAVVPQYQALFSMDKCELNVTTGALRGIARMALERKTGARGLRSIMEKLLLEPMFEVPHSDIIAVELNKEIVQGKSQPRYIRAPAKESTEEEYDSGIEEENWPRQADAANN, encoded by the exons ATGTCCTGCCCATGCACTTCGGCTGCCAGGTTGTTCCTAAACACTGCCCACCGAG gatTGTCCTGCTCCCGGATCCAGTTGTTTTCGCTGAGTCGTCAGGGGTTTCGGGAAACATATTTACCCCCGAGGGTACGGGTGAGGTCGTTTTCAGAAACGGCTGTCTGCTATGCTGCTAAAGATGGGACAACTAAGGACGGTGGAAGCGATAGTGGGAAG AAAAGCCTCAGTGAGGCGAAGAGACATTCTGGCTCTGGAGGATCAGGCAAGGGGGGAAGCCAGCTACGTTGCCCTAAATGTGGAGATCCATGCACACATGTAGAGACCTTTGTAT CATCAACACGGTTTGTCAAATGTGAGAAATGTCATCACTTTTTCGTGGTTCTGTCTGAAATGGACTCTAAGAAGGGACTAAACAAAGAGCCAGAATCTGCTGCGGAGGCAGTGAAACTGGCATTTGCACAGAAACCGCCCCCTCCTCCTAAGAAG ataTATGCTTACCTCGACAAGTACGTAGTTGGCCAGTCTTATGCAAAAAAGGTGTTAGCAGTTGCAGTGTACAATCACTACAAGCGCATCTACAACAACATCCCTGCTGGGAGTCGacagcaggtggaggtggaaaaACAGCCCTCTCTAACACCTCGTG AACTGCTGCAGATTGCAGGGATCAGTCCTCATGGAAATGCTCTGGGAGCGTCTATGCAGCAACAGGCAAGCCAGCAGGCACCTCAGGAGAAGAGGGGCGGGGAGGTCCTggactccacacacactgacattaaACTGGAGAAGAGCAACATCATACTTCTAGGTCCAACTGGCTCAG gaAAAACATTGTTGGCGCAAACACTGGCATGTTGTCTGGATGTTCCATTTGCAATATGCGATTGCACAACACTGACTCAAGCTGGGTACGTGGGAGAAGACATCGAGTCAGTTATTGCCAAACTGCTGCAAGATGCCAACTATTCAGTGGAGAAAGCACAACAAG GTATTGTGTTTCTGGATGAGGTTGATAAAATTGGCAGTGTGCCTGGAATCCATCAGCTGAGAGATGTGGGCGGAGAGGGAGTCCAGCAG GGGTTGCTTAAACTCTTGGAGGGCACAGTCGTCAATGTTCCTGAGAAGAACTCCAGGAAACTGAGAGGAGAGACGGTGCAGGTGGACACAACAAACATTCTGTTTGTTGCCTCTGGTGCTTTCAACGGACTCGACAGAATCATCAGCAGAAGGAAGAATGAAAAG TATTTGGGTTTTGGAACTCCCTCCAACATGGGAAAAGGGCGGCGCGCAGCGGCTGCCGCAGACTTGGCCAACACCAGCGGAGAGACGGACACATTGGCAGAGATCGAGGAGAAGGACAGGCTGCTGAAGCACGTCGAGGCCAGAGATCTGATTGAATTTGGAATGATCCCCGAGTTTGTTGGCCGTCTTCCTGTGATCGTGCCTCTGCACAGCCTGGATGAAGAAACGCTAGTCCGAATCTTGACTGAACCACGCAACGCTGTGGTGCCTCAGTACCAGGCTCTGTTCAGCATGGACAAA TGTGAACTCAACGTGACTACAGGTGCCCTGAGGGGCATCGCCAGGATGGCTCTGGAGAGAAAAACTGGAGCTCGTGGACTCAGATCCATCATG GAAAAGCTCCTTCTAGAGCCCATGTTCGAGGTGCCACACTCTGACATCATTGCTGTTGAGCTGAACAAAGAAATTGTCCAAGGAAAATCCCAACCGAGATATATCCG AGCCCCAGCCAAGGAGTCTACAGAAGAGGAATACGACTCGGGCATTGAGGAGGAGAACTGGCCTCGGCAGGCGGACGCTGCTAACAACTGA
- the clpxb gene encoding ATP-dependent Clp protease ATP-binding subunit clpX-like, mitochondrial isoform X1: MSCPCTSAARLFLNTAHRGLSCSRIQLFSLSRQGFRETYLPPRVRVRSFSETAVCYAAKDGTTKDGGSDSGKKSLSEAKRHSGSGGSGKGGSQLRCPKCGDPCTHVETFVSSTRFVKCEKCHHFFVVLSEMDSKKGLNKEPESAAEAVKLAFAQKPPPPPKKIYAYLDKYVVGQSYAKKVLAVAVYNHYKRIYNNIPAGSRQQVEVEKQPSLTPRELEMRRREDEYRFTKLLQIAGISPHGNALGASMQQQASQQAPQEKRGGEVLDSTHTDIKLEKSNIILLGPTGSGKTLLAQTLACCLDVPFAICDCTTLTQAGYVGEDIESVIAKLLQDANYSVEKAQQGIVFLDEVDKIGSVPGIHQLRDVGGEGVQQGLLKLLEGTVVNVPEKNSRKLRGETVQVDTTNILFVASGAFNGLDRIISRRKNEKYLGFGTPSNMGKGRRAAAAADLANTSGETDTLAEIEEKDRLLKHVEARDLIEFGMIPEFVGRLPVIVPLHSLDEETLVRILTEPRNAVVPQYQALFSMDKCELNVTTGALRGIARMALERKTGARGLRSIMEKLLLEPMFEVPHSDIIAVELNKEIVQGKSQPRYIRAPAKESTEEEYDSGIEEENWPRQADAANN, from the exons ATGTCCTGCCCATGCACTTCGGCTGCCAGGTTGTTCCTAAACACTGCCCACCGAG gatTGTCCTGCTCCCGGATCCAGTTGTTTTCGCTGAGTCGTCAGGGGTTTCGGGAAACATATTTACCCCCGAGGGTACGGGTGAGGTCGTTTTCAGAAACGGCTGTCTGCTATGCTGCTAAAGATGGGACAACTAAGGACGGTGGAAGCGATAGTGGGAAG AAAAGCCTCAGTGAGGCGAAGAGACATTCTGGCTCTGGAGGATCAGGCAAGGGGGGAAGCCAGCTACGTTGCCCTAAATGTGGAGATCCATGCACACATGTAGAGACCTTTGTAT CATCAACACGGTTTGTCAAATGTGAGAAATGTCATCACTTTTTCGTGGTTCTGTCTGAAATGGACTCTAAGAAGGGACTAAACAAAGAGCCAGAATCTGCTGCGGAGGCAGTGAAACTGGCATTTGCACAGAAACCGCCCCCTCCTCCTAAGAAG ataTATGCTTACCTCGACAAGTACGTAGTTGGCCAGTCTTATGCAAAAAAGGTGTTAGCAGTTGCAGTGTACAATCACTACAAGCGCATCTACAACAACATCCCTGCTGGGAGTCGacagcaggtggaggtggaaaaACAGCCCTCTCTAACACCTCGTG AACTAGAGATGAGAAGACGAGAGGATGAGTACAGGTTCACAA AACTGCTGCAGATTGCAGGGATCAGTCCTCATGGAAATGCTCTGGGAGCGTCTATGCAGCAACAGGCAAGCCAGCAGGCACCTCAGGAGAAGAGGGGCGGGGAGGTCCTggactccacacacactgacattaaACTGGAGAAGAGCAACATCATACTTCTAGGTCCAACTGGCTCAG gaAAAACATTGTTGGCGCAAACACTGGCATGTTGTCTGGATGTTCCATTTGCAATATGCGATTGCACAACACTGACTCAAGCTGGGTACGTGGGAGAAGACATCGAGTCAGTTATTGCCAAACTGCTGCAAGATGCCAACTATTCAGTGGAGAAAGCACAACAAG GTATTGTGTTTCTGGATGAGGTTGATAAAATTGGCAGTGTGCCTGGAATCCATCAGCTGAGAGATGTGGGCGGAGAGGGAGTCCAGCAG GGGTTGCTTAAACTCTTGGAGGGCACAGTCGTCAATGTTCCTGAGAAGAACTCCAGGAAACTGAGAGGAGAGACGGTGCAGGTGGACACAACAAACATTCTGTTTGTTGCCTCTGGTGCTTTCAACGGACTCGACAGAATCATCAGCAGAAGGAAGAATGAAAAG TATTTGGGTTTTGGAACTCCCTCCAACATGGGAAAAGGGCGGCGCGCAGCGGCTGCCGCAGACTTGGCCAACACCAGCGGAGAGACGGACACATTGGCAGAGATCGAGGAGAAGGACAGGCTGCTGAAGCACGTCGAGGCCAGAGATCTGATTGAATTTGGAATGATCCCCGAGTTTGTTGGCCGTCTTCCTGTGATCGTGCCTCTGCACAGCCTGGATGAAGAAACGCTAGTCCGAATCTTGACTGAACCACGCAACGCTGTGGTGCCTCAGTACCAGGCTCTGTTCAGCATGGACAAA TGTGAACTCAACGTGACTACAGGTGCCCTGAGGGGCATCGCCAGGATGGCTCTGGAGAGAAAAACTGGAGCTCGTGGACTCAGATCCATCATG GAAAAGCTCCTTCTAGAGCCCATGTTCGAGGTGCCACACTCTGACATCATTGCTGTTGAGCTGAACAAAGAAATTGTCCAAGGAAAATCCCAACCGAGATATATCCG AGCCCCAGCCAAGGAGTCTACAGAAGAGGAATACGACTCGGGCATTGAGGAGGAGAACTGGCCTCGGCAGGCGGACGCTGCTAACAACTGA